The window CGGCCACGGAACGCGGCGACGACATCTTCAACACGTCCATGCTCTGGGAGCCCGGAGACGGGGCGACCCAGCTCCACGACAAGACCCACCCGGTGCCCTTCGGGGAGTACGTGCCCGACCGGGACTTCTACGCCATGCTCGCCCCCGATCTCATCGGCCTCATCGGGCGCGAGTACACCCCGGGCACGAACGCGCCCTTCTTCGACCTGAACGGCGTCGGGGTGGGCCTCGCGATCTGCTTCGACGTCATCTACGACGACGTGGTCTGGGACGGCGTCCGCGACGGCGCCGAGGTCTACATGTTCCAGACCAACAACGCCGACTTCCGCGGCACCGACGAGAACCTGCAGCAGCTCGCGTTCGCCCGCATGCGCGCGATCGAGACCGGTCGGGCGGTGGTGAACATCTCGACGGTCGGAACGAGTCAGGTGATCGCGCCCGACGGCTCGACGATCGACTCCCTCCCGGCCGACACCGCCGGGGCGATGCTCACGGAGGTGCCGTTGCGCGAGGGGCTCACTCCGGCCGCGATCATCGGCTCGGGCGTGCAGGCCGTCATCGGGTGGGGGAGCCTCCTCGCTCTGATGGTGCTCGGAGGTTTCGCGTTCGTGCGCCGGGAAAAGAACTGACGCCGACCCCCGAGGGGATCGGCGTCAGGAGACGAAACGGAACGTCAGGCGCTGATGCGCTCTACGTCGCCACCGCCACGGCGGGCGCGGACGAAGGCGAGACGCTCTTCCAGGAGCTCTTCGAGCTCGGGAAGCGAGCGCCGCTCGAGCAGCATGTCCCAGTGGGACCGGGCCGCCTTGTCGTCGCTGTGGTCGACCGTCGCGGTCGTGTCGCCGACACGGCGCAGTGCTTCGCCACCGCAGGTGCGGCATTCCCAGCTGTCGGGAACCTCCGCGTCGGCGGCGAACGTCAGGGTGCTGTCGCGTCCACAGGACGTGCAGTTGTAGGTGTGCTTTGTACGGTCATGGAAAACGACGCCCTCTTCGCTCTGTAAGCTCTGGGCGCCGAGTCGGATGCCGCGCAGGCTGCGGTCTGCCATTTTGTGGTCCTCTCGTCGCTGATCAGGTATAACGTCTCGGCCTGGGCGATCCATCCGAACATCGGGTGAACGGTTCGCATTCACAGACGATGCTCAGAGTGACGCGGGACCCAGGATCCTCAGCGCGACGTCAGCGCAATCTGTCACCATACCGTCACAGTCGAGGTCGGTGAGCCGGCGCATGTCGGACGCGTCGTTCACGGTCCAGACGTGCACCTCGACGCCGTGGCGGTGAGCGGTCTCGATCAGACGCGGGCTGAGCACGCGGACGGCCCCCTGACGTTCGGGGATCTGCAGCGCATCGACGTCTCGGAGCGCCCGTTCCGCCAGCGACCGGGAGCGCAGGGCGACAGCCAGGAGCACCTTCGCGATCGTCTCGCGCCCCGCCGAGGTCGCGGGCCGCACGCTCGCGCCCGCCTCGACCGCGGTGCGCAGAGCCGTCAGGCGCCGGGCGTCGGAGAAGCTCGTGAGCAGCACGCGTGCGGCCGCGTGCGCAACGAGGCGTCCGACGGGCTCGGCGGCGGCGGCGGCTTTCACGTCGAGGTTGAAGCGCACGTCGGGGAAGGCTTCCAGCGCCTGTTCGAGAGTGATGAGGCCACCCCGCTCGGACATCAGCTCCTCGAGTTCGCGGAGCGTGACGTCGGAGACTCGTCGAGGATCTCCGACGGTGCGGGAGAGGTCGTCATCGTGGAAGAGGACGACCGTCCCGTCTTTCGTCAGATGGCAGTCCGATTCCACGTAGAGGGCACCGGCGGCGTGAGCGGCGGCCACCGCGGCGAACGAATTGTCGACGACGCCGTGGGCCGCCGCATCCGTCGTGACGAGTCCGCGGTGGGCCAGAACGCGGGGGACCGCGGCCCCCGCGAACCAGGGATGCGTCACGCCGCCGGGTCCGCGGGCGGAGTCGTCTCGGCGCCGGCGACGGTCGATGAGCCGGCGCCGCCGGGCATGCTGCTGCGCACCTGCATGGCGATGTCGTCGGCCTCGCTCGCCGCCTTGCGTGCGGCGTCGACGGCCTCCTGGGCCGTGCTCGTGGTGGCGGTGGTCGCGCGACCGCCCTCCTTCGCGGACGACGGGGTCGCCGCGGCGCGCCCGCCGAAGGCATCGCCGATGCCCTTGAGCGCCTCGGTGAACTCGCTCGGAATGATCCACATCTTGCTCGAGGCGCTGTCTGCGATCTTGGGGAGGGTCTGAAGGTACTGGTAAGCCAGCAGCTTGTCGTCGGGGTCGCCGACGTGGATCGCGTTGAAGACCATCTCGATGGCCTCGGCCTCGCCCTGTGCGCGCAGGACGGCCGCCTGCTTGTCGCCCTCGGCGCGGAGGATCTCGGCCTGTCGGCGGCCCTCCGCCTCCAGGATCTGGGACTGCTTCGAACCCTCCGAGGTGAGGATGACCGCTCGACGGTCACGCTCGGCGCGCATCTGCTTCTCCATCGAATCCTGGATCGACAGCGGCGGATCGATCGCCTTCAGCTCGACACGCGAGACCCGAAGGCCCCACTTTCCCGTCGCTTCGTCGAGGACGACGCGGAGCTGCCCGTTGATGTTGTCGCGACTGGTCAGCGCCTCTTCGAGGTTCAGGCCGCCGACGACGTTGCGGAGCGTGGTGGTGGTCAGCTGCTCGACCGCGCTCAGGTAGTTCGCGATCTCGTACGTCGCGGCGCGGGCGTCGGTGACCTGGAAGTAGACCACGGTATCGATCGAGACGACCAGGTTGTCTTCGGTGATGACCGGCTGCGGCGGGAAGGACACGACCTGCTCGCGCATGTCGACGAGGGGTCGTACGCGGTCGACGAACGGGATGAGGAGGTTCAGCCCCGGGCTCAGGGTGCGCTGGTAGCGACCCAGCCGCTCGACCACGCCGGAATACGCCTGGGGGATGATGCGGATCGCTCGGAAGAGCACCACGACCACGAAGATCGCCAGCACCACCAGGAGGACGATCACGAAGATCTGGCCGATGAAGGCGCCTACGTCAACCATCGTTGGTCTCACTCTCTCTCGGGGGGATCGTGCGAGGAACGGGCGTGACCTCGACGGTGGCGCCGTGGACCGCGTCGACGATCACCCTGTCGCCGGCGGCGACCACGGGGTAGGGGAGCACCTCGGCGAACCGGGCCGTCCAGGTCTCGCCGTTGTCGAGGCGGACGGAGCCGGCACCCTCCAGGAACGGGGCGACCACCCGACCGCCGATCCCGTACAGGGCATCCACGTTGGTGCGTGCGGGCGGCTCGCCGCGATGGAGCGCACGCAGGAGAAGGGGTCTGATCGTGAACAGCAGCAGCGCCGATACGGCGGCGGCGATCGCGACCTGCAACCACCATGGCCCGCCGAGGAGGAAGACGCCGAGGCCGCCGATGAGAGAACCGGCGGCGAGCATCAGGAAGGTGAATTCGAGGGTCAGCAGCTCGATGATCACGAAGAGCAGGACCAGCACAAGCCAGGCGATCCAGATGTACTGCGTCAGATCCGGAAACATCGGGCATCCTCTCCCGCTCTTGTTCGAACCCTAACATCCGGGGGTCCGACCGGGCCCGTTGATAGGCTGATGACAGGTCGAATCCCCGCGGCCGCGCCTCGATTCGACCAGGAGTTCTCGCATGTCCCAGCCTCTCGCCGCCGGTTCGCTCCAGGGCAAGACCGCCCTCGTGACGGGGTCGTCACGCGGCATCGGAGCCGACACCGTCCGCTACCTGGCCGAGGCCGGTGCCGACGTCGTGATCAACTTCCGCAACAAGGCGCCTCGCGCCGAGAAGCTCGCCGCCGAACTGCGCGAGCTCGGTGTGCGGGTGCTCGTGGTGGGCGCCGATCTCACCGACCCGACATCCGTGCAGGCCATGTTCTCGGAGGTCGAACGCACGTTCGGCAGCCTCGACGTGCTGGTGCTCAACGCGTCGGGCGGCATGGAGTCGGGAATGGCCGAGGACTACGCGCTGAAGCTCAACCGAGACGCGCAGGTCGGTGTGCTCGAGTCGGCCCTCCCGCTCCTCGGACGCGCCTCGCGAGTGGTGTTCGTCACCAGCCACCAGGCCCACTTCATCCGCACGACGCCGACCATGCCGGAGTACGAGCCCGTCGCCCGCTCGAAGCGCGCCGGTGAAGATGCTCTGCGCGAGCACATCCCCGCGCTCGAAGAACGAGGGATCGAGTTCGTCGTCGTCTCGGGCGACATGATCGAGGGGACCATCACGGCGACGCTGCTCGAGCGCGCCAACCCCGGTGCGATCTCGGCTCGCCGCGAGTCGGCGGGGCGCCTCTACAACGTGTCGGAGTTCGCCGCCGAGGTCGCCCTCGCCGCGGTGGAGCCGATCCCCGACGGTCACACTCGGCTGGTCGGCGACACCGACTCGTTCCAGGGGGAGTGACGATGCGCGCCCGCGACATCGAGTCCCTCATCTCGGTCGGGCGCCCCTCGATCGCTCCCGACGGATCGTTCGCGGTCTTCGCGACCTCGCGACCCGATCTCGACGCGAACCGGGCCGTCGGCCAGGTGTGGCGCGTGGGCCTGCCCGACGGCGAGCCCCGCAGACTGACCCGCGGCACGGCCGACTCCGGCCCGGTGCTCTCGCCCGATGGGACGCGGGTGGCCTTCCTCCGCGCCGATGCGGCGCGGCATGCGCAGGTCTTCGTCATGCCCGCCGACGGCGGCGAACCGGTGCAGGCCACCGACGCCGAGACCGGTGTGCTGGCATTCTCCTGGTCGCCCGACGGCGCAGATCTCGCGTTCACGGCGCGCGTCGCAGAGCGCGGTCGCTACGGCACGGTCGAAGGACTGGATGCCTCCGATGAGGCGCCCCGGCGCATCACCGGCATCCGCTGGCACGCGAACGGACTCGGGTACATCGCCGACCGACCGGCGCAGCTGTTCCGGATCGCTGCACCCGACCCGTCGAGCGAACCCTTCTACGACGCCGCGCCGCGGGTGCTCGCCGAGGGGGAGAAGGTCGCTGAGACGCCCCGTGTCGCCGCATCCGCCATCCGCCTCACCGACGGCCCCGCAAGCTGGTCGGGGACGACGTGGACCGCGGACGGCAGAGAGATCCTCGTCGTCCCCGACGTGATCGAGAACGACTCCGCCGACCTGCGCGACCGTCTCGTCGCCGTCGCCGCAGACGGATCGGGATCCCGCGAACTCCTGGGCGCGGAGCGGTCGCTCTCGATCGACGACGTCGCCGTCGCGGCCGACGGTCTCGTGTGGCTGATCGCCAGCGACGTGGGCGAGAGCCACGTCGACTTCGTCGCGCCGGGCACCGCCCTGTGGGCGCTCGGAGATGACGGTGAGCCACGGCGCCTGACCGATCCCGAGACGATCGACCTGGGCGAGCCCGGGAGCCGCATCACCGTCATCGGGGACGACGCCCTCGTGCAGGACCGCACCCGCGGTCGCGTCCGACTGCTGCGTGTGACGCGGGACGCAACCGTCACCGAGGTGCTCGGCGGTGACGTCGACGTGTCGGGCCACGCAGCATCCGCCCAGACCGTCGTCGTCGCGGTCGGCACGGCCGATTCGTTCTCCGAGCTCGCGGTCGTGAGCGACGGTGAGGCGCGCGCGGTGACGAGTTTCGGGTCCGCCCTCCGCGACGCGGGGCTCGCGGAGCCGCGCGAGCTCGAGATCACCGCGCGCGACGGCTACCCGGTGCACGGGTGGGTCGCAACGCCCGCGGGCGAGGGTCCGTTCCCCGTGCTCCTGCAGATCCACGGCGGGCCGTACGCGTCGTACGGCGTGCGGGTGTTCGACGAGACCCAGGTGCTCGTCGACGCCGGCTACGCCGTCGTCTACTGCAACCCGCGGGGGAGCGCCGGGTACGGTCGCGCCCACGGCCGCGCCATCCGCCAGGCGATGGGGACGGTGGACTACACCGACATCCAGGACTTCTTCGACGGAGTGCTCGCCGCGGACTCCCGTCTCGACGGCTCCCGCACCGGCGTCATGGGCGGTTCGTACGGCGGTTACATGACCGCGTGGACGATCGCTCACGACCACCGGTTCGCCGGTGCGATCGTCGAGCGCGGGATGCTCGACCCCGCGACGTTCGACGGCACCAGCGACATCGGCAGCTTCTTCGGACACGAGTACGTCGGTACCGACCCGGCGGCCATCGCGCGGCAGAGTCCGATGGCGGTCGTCGGGCGGGTGACCACGCCGACGTTCGTCATCCACTCGGAGCTCGACTTCCGGTGCCCGCTCGAGCAGGCCACGCGCTACTACAGCGCGCTGAAGCGCCAGGGCACCGAAGCCGAGATGCTCGTCTTCCCCGGGGAGGACCACGAGCTCACCCGCGCGGGGCGACCGCGGCACCGCGTCGAGCGGTTCGAGGCGATCCTCGACTGGTGGGATCGCCACCTCCCCGTCGCCGAATGACGATGAACGCCCCGCGATCCGGTCGCGGGGCGTTCTTCGGTCAGCGGATCAGCGGACGGTCTTGCCGAACGTGAAGGCGCGCGCCACCTGGAAGATGCCGAGCACGACCAGCGAGACGCCGACGAAGAGCCACAGGATCGCGACGTAGAGCGGCGAGAAGAGCAGCGTGACGCCGGCGATGATGCTGATGATCGCGAAGAAGATGGTCCAGCCCTTCGATCCCGAGTCACCGAGGGTCGACAGCGACACGACGCCCTCGATCAGCCACAGGATGCCGATGAGCACGCCGATGAACACCGCGAGACCGACGGTGGCCGCGGCAAGGTTCACCAGCGCGATGATGCCGGCGATCACGAAGAGGACGCCCAGCGCGATGTGGCCTACCCGCGACCACCCCTGACGGGTGCGCGAGAAGACGCCCAGACCGGCGTAGACCAGGCCGGCGACGATGACATAGATGGCGATGATCGCCGTGACCGCCTCCGCAGCGTGACCGGGCCAGACGAGGATCACGATGCCGGCGATGATCGAGATCACGCCACCGATCCCGAGGGCGGTGCGGATGGCCGTCACCGCGGACTTGTCGAACGAGATGGTCGCAGACATGCGCTGCCTTTCTGAGAGAACGCTGAGAACACCCTCACTGTAGACCCACCGGGCAGGGGAGTGGGGGAGGTGACGGCATGCGTCAGCGTCGGCACCCCACCGGGTCAGCCGAGCAGCAGGGTCGCGAGGAAGAGCACCGGCACGCAGCCGAGGGTGGTGATGAAGATGGTGTCGCGCGCGATGATCTCGCCGATGTCATAGCGCTGGGCGTAGTTGAAGACGTTCTGAGCGGTCGGGAGGGCTGCGAGGACGACGACGATGAGCACCTGCTCCGACGGGAGCGAGAACGCGAGCGCGAGCAGCCACGCCGCCACCGGCATGACGAGCAGCTTCAGCGTGGAGGCGACCAGCACGTCGGCGCGGCGCCCGCCGGTCGCGAGCACGCGTTGCCCGTGCAGTGAGATACCGAACGAGATCAGCATGATCGGCACGCATGCGTTGGCCACCAGCGTGAGCGGGTCGAAGACGATCGGGGGGAGTTCGATGTCGAGGAGGGCCACGAGCACGCCGAGCGCGGAGCCGATGAGCATGGGGTTGCGGGCGGTCTGTCGAAGGATGCGTCCGGCGGAGCGGGCGCCGGATGTGGCCGCGTCGAGGAGGGCGAGGGCGATCGGCATCACGATGAGCAGCTGGAAGAGGATGACGGGCGCCGAGAACGCGGCGTTCCCGAGCATGTAGAGCGAGATGGGGATGCCGATGTTGTTCGAGTTCACGAGACCGCCGGAGAGGGCGCCTATCACCGACTCACCCACCCCGCGTCGCAGGACGAATCTCGCCACCACCGCGTAGATCGCGAAGATCACCGCCGCCGCGAGCATCGACACGGGGAGGAGAGCGGAGAACAGAGTCGCGACATCGGCCCGAGCCAACACGACGAACAGCAGGAAGGGCGAGAGGACGAAGAACGTCAGGCGACTGAGCACGTACCGCGCGTGGGGCCCGAGCAGGTCGATCCTGCCCACGATGTAGCCGACGACGATCGCCACTCCGACGACCAGGAACCCCGTCAAGACGCTCAGCACGGGCTCACTCGTCATCTCCCTTGTCGGCGGGGCCCTTGCCGCTGTCGCTCTTGGGTCCTGGCTTGCCGTTGCCGTTGCCGTTGCCCGGGGCGGGACCGGCCGGCTCGTCCTCGTCCGTCTCTTCGGGCGTAGGCGTGGGGGTCGTGCTCTCCGCCGGGGGCGTCGACTCCGAGGGAGCGGGAGACGGCGTCGCCAGCGTCGACAGGTCGGCACGCACGGTCGCGACGGCGGCGAGGATCTCACCTGCGCGCGCATCGTCGATGCGCGCGTCGTCGCGGGCGGCTGTCACGGCCTGTTCGACGGCGGCCAGCGTCGCATCGGCAGCGGCGTAGTCACCTGACGAGGCCTGCTCGGCCGCCTGCGAGACCTGGTCGCGCCAGCCGTCCTCGGGAGCGGGGGAGCACCCCGCGAGCACGAGCGCCGCGGCGACCGTGACGGCGGAGAGGAGTCCGGCGCGGCGGATCACAGCGTGCTCCAGAGGTCGTCGAAGTGCGAGCCGAGCGGATCGGGGAGAGGGGGGAACGCCGGATCGGCCGGGGAGGCGGCCGCGGACAGGAAGATTCCGACCGCGACGGCGACGACGATGGCCACCACGAGGGCGCCCAGCACCCACCAGAGCCAGCGCGGGGGTCTGCGTCGCGCGGGTGCGTCGGCTGCGGGCTCGAGCACTCGCGTGGCAGGGTCGAGCACCGCGGTCGCACCCGGCTCGAGCACCGCCGTGGCGCCGGTGAGCTCCGTGCTCCGCGCGGCGGGGGAGAGCGCAGCATCCTCGCTCTCGATCCGTCTCGCGGCGCGTGTCACCGCCGCCGCGTCGGGGCGGTGCGAGGGCTCGAGAGCGGTCATCGCACTCAGCAGCGCACGCCAGTCGGCGGGCAGCTGCGGCGGGATCTCGGGGGTGCGGGCGATGCGTGCGGCCAGTGCCTCGTGCGGCGTCTGCTGGGCGAAGGCGCGCTCGGAGGTGAGCGCCTCCAGAAGGAGGAGCCCGAGCGAGTAGACATCGGATGCTGCGCCCGCGCGATCGCCGCGAGCCTGCTCGGGACTCAGGTAGGCAGCGGTGCCGACCAACGTTCCCGTGCCGGTGAGACGCGTCGAGTCGACGAGCGACGCGATGCCGAAATCGGCGAGCATGGCCCGGTCCTCGCCGAACTCGGTGCGCGGTGGGCGCAGGAGCACGTTGGAGGGTTTGATGTCACGATGGACGACCCCGGCGGCGTGGATGACCTGCAGCGCTTCGCTGAGCTCGACCGCCAGCCGCGCTGCCTTGCGCGGAGGGAGCGGGCCGTCGGCGATGGCGGTGCGGAGAGTCGGGCCGTCGACGAACTCCATGACGAGATAGGCCGGATCGGTGTCGAGGCTCGCATCGAACAGCGTGACGAGCGATTCATGGCTCAGGCCCGCGAGAAGTCGCGTCTCGGACTCGCGTCGTCTGCGATCGCGCTCGTCGGACGCCTCGACGGTGAAGACCTTGACGGCCACCTGACGCCCGAGCGATGCGTCGGTCGCGCGATACACCCGCGCGTAGCCACCCTGACCGACGACCGTCTCGAGGCGGTAACGGCCGTCGAGCACCTCGGCGGCGTCCGCGGGGGAGTCGGGCGCAGTCACGCTTCCACTCTAGACAGGCGGCGCAGCGGAGCCCGACGCCCCACCTCAGAGCGTCAGCGCAACGATGGTGCGGCCCGGCTGAGGGCGGTCGACGATCTCGAAACCGCCCTTCTCGAACACCGAGAGCACTCCGCGGAAGAGTTTGTCGGCCGGTGGTCTCGCCGTTTCCGGATCGAGCGGATAGCCCTCGACGACCGTGGCACCGTTCGCGCGGGCGTGATCGACGGCCGCATCGAGCAGGTGCGTCGCCATTCCGCGGCCGCGGTGCTCCTTGCGGACGACGAAGCACGAGACGGCCCACACGGCATCGTCGTCCCAGGGTTGTGTGGCGGCGGCGAACTCCTTGGTGCGAGCGAGCCTGACCTGCGCCGGCCGCGGGCCGACACGCACCCAGCCGGCGGGATCGTCGTCGACGTAGGCGATCAGCGCGGGCGCCACCGGGGCGCCGATCTGATCGCGCAGCAGGGACGAGCGCTCGTCACGGTCGGCGCGCTGATAGTCGGCGTTCGTCAGCATCCACCACTGGCACTGGCACGACGCGCCGTCCGCGCTCGCGTCGAGCACTCGCTCTGCATCGTCGAAGAGATCCGCCGTCGCCGGGAGGATGCGTACGTCGCTCATGGCGAGCACGGTACCCAGAGGGTGCGACGCCGCACAACAGGCTCGCGCTACGGTGCTGGCATGAGTGACGGTTTCGCCCTGAACGTCGACGAGGATGGATTCGTCTGCCTCGTGGCGCCCGAGACCTACCACGGCTTCGTCGACGAAGATTGGGAGCTCGGCCAGCTGCTCGGCCACTTCGTCTCTCAGATGAACCTGGGGTCGCTCTTCATCGCGTACCCCGGTCCCGATGACGCCGGTGCCGCCGTGGCCTTCGTGGAGCGGGCGGCGCGCCCGATGACGACGAGTGATGCGGTCGGCAGCGTCGTCGTCGGACCGGGAGGGCTGTGGGTGACCGACTATGCGCAATTGACGATGGCCGCCCAGTTCGATGATGAGGCGCCGACGAGCTCCGGCGCGGTCCGTCTGTCCGTACATGAAGGAGTGCACCGGGTGACCCTGCAGAGGGTGAACGGCGACCCGGGCTTGATCCTCACGCTGACGCCCCTTTCCGCGGACGAGCGGCGCGAGCACCTCCGCGCCGTGCCGTGGTTCGCCTGAGCGGCCTCACCGGCCTACCGCGTGGGCTCCGCCGGGACGAGATCGACGAGCGCGGTGGTCATTGCCGATAATGCACATTATGTCAGTTTGACCGAACGGTATCGTGACGACGCCGCCCTGTTCTCCTGGGCGCGCTGCAACCGTCGAGCACGCCGAGCCGCCACAATGGACCGGTGACCGAAGGATCGACCGCCGCACGACTACCGCGCCGAGCCGGGCGGATCAGCCGGTCGATCTGGGTCACGCCTGAGGCCGTGTACGGCACCCTGCTCACGGGCGTCGTCCTGGCGCTGGCCGAGGAGAACTCCTCGGACGGCGAACTCCTGGTGAACGTCGCGTCCGGGTCGTTCGTGCTGTGGGCGGCGCACGTCTTCGCGACGATCGTCGCTCGCCACGGGGCCGCTCAC is drawn from Microbacterium hatanonis and contains these coding sequences:
- a CDS encoding RNA polymerase-binding protein RbpA, with protein sequence MADRSLRGIRLGAQSLQSEEGVVFHDRTKHTYNCTSCGRDSTLTFAADAEVPDSWECRTCGGEALRRVGDTTATVDHSDDKAARSHWDMLLERRSLPELEELLEERLAFVRARRGGGDVERISA
- a CDS encoding glycerophosphodiester phosphodiesterase family protein codes for the protein MTHPWFAGAAVPRVLAHRGLVTTDAAAHGVVDNSFAAVAAAHAAGALYVESDCHLTKDGTVVLFHDDDLSRTVGDPRRVSDVTLRELEELMSERGGLITLEQALEAFPDVRFNLDVKAAAAAEPVGRLVAHAAARVLLTSFSDARRLTALRTAVEAGASVRPATSAGRETIAKVLLAVALRSRSLAERALRDVDALQIPERQGAVRVLSPRLIETAHRHGVEVHVWTVNDASDMRRLTDLDCDGMVTDCADVALRILGPASL
- a CDS encoding SPFH domain-containing protein; the encoded protein is MVDVGAFIGQIFVIVLLVVLAIFVVVVLFRAIRIIPQAYSGVVERLGRYQRTLSPGLNLLIPFVDRVRPLVDMREQVVSFPPQPVITEDNLVVSIDTVVYFQVTDARAATYEIANYLSAVEQLTTTTLRNVVGGLNLEEALTSRDNINGQLRVVLDEATGKWGLRVSRVELKAIDPPLSIQDSMEKQMRAERDRRAVILTSEGSKQSQILEAEGRRQAEILRAEGDKQAAVLRAQGEAEAIEMVFNAIHVGDPDDKLLAYQYLQTLPKIADSASSKMWIIPSEFTEALKGIGDAFGGRAAATPSSAKEGGRATTATTSTAQEAVDAARKAASEADDIAMQVRSSMPGGAGSSTVAGAETTPPADPAA
- a CDS encoding NfeD family protein, with the protein product MFPDLTQYIWIAWLVLVLLFVIIELLTLEFTFLMLAAGSLIGGLGVFLLGGPWWLQVAIAAAVSALLLFTIRPLLLRALHRGEPPARTNVDALYGIGGRVVAPFLEGAGSVRLDNGETWTARFAEVLPYPVVAAGDRVIVDAVHGATVEVTPVPRTIPPRESETNDG
- a CDS encoding SDR family oxidoreductase yields the protein MSQPLAAGSLQGKTALVTGSSRGIGADTVRYLAEAGADVVINFRNKAPRAEKLAAELRELGVRVLVVGADLTDPTSVQAMFSEVERTFGSLDVLVLNASGGMESGMAEDYALKLNRDAQVGVLESALPLLGRASRVVFVTSHQAHFIRTTPTMPEYEPVARSKRAGEDALREHIPALEERGIEFVVVSGDMIEGTITATLLERANPGAISARRESAGRLYNVSEFAAEVALAAVEPIPDGHTRLVGDTDSFQGE
- a CDS encoding S9 family peptidase, giving the protein MRARDIESLISVGRPSIAPDGSFAVFATSRPDLDANRAVGQVWRVGLPDGEPRRLTRGTADSGPVLSPDGTRVAFLRADAARHAQVFVMPADGGEPVQATDAETGVLAFSWSPDGADLAFTARVAERGRYGTVEGLDASDEAPRRITGIRWHANGLGYIADRPAQLFRIAAPDPSSEPFYDAAPRVLAEGEKVAETPRVAASAIRLTDGPASWSGTTWTADGREILVVPDVIENDSADLRDRLVAVAADGSGSRELLGAERSLSIDDVAVAADGLVWLIASDVGESHVDFVAPGTALWALGDDGEPRRLTDPETIDLGEPGSRITVIGDDALVQDRTRGRVRLLRVTRDATVTEVLGGDVDVSGHAASAQTVVVAVGTADSFSELAVVSDGEARAVTSFGSALRDAGLAEPRELEITARDGYPVHGWVATPAGEGPFPVLLQIHGGPYASYGVRVFDETQVLVDAGYAVVYCNPRGSAGYGRAHGRAIRQAMGTVDYTDIQDFFDGVLAADSRLDGSRTGVMGGSYGGYMTAWTIAHDHRFAGAIVERGMLDPATFDGTSDIGSFFGHEYVGTDPAAIARQSPMAVVGRVTTPTFVIHSELDFRCPLEQATRYYSALKRQGTEAEMLVFPGEDHELTRAGRPRHRVERFEAILDWWDRHLPVAE
- a CDS encoding HdeD family acid-resistance protein gives rise to the protein MSATISFDKSAVTAIRTALGIGGVISIIAGIVILVWPGHAAEAVTAIIAIYVIVAGLVYAGLGVFSRTRQGWSRVGHIALGVLFVIAGIIALVNLAAATVGLAVFIGVLIGILWLIEGVVSLSTLGDSGSKGWTIFFAIISIIAGVTLLFSPLYVAILWLFVGVSLVVLGIFQVARAFTFGKTVR
- a CDS encoding AEC family transporter gives rise to the protein MLSVLTGFLVVGVAIVVGYIVGRIDLLGPHARYVLSRLTFFVLSPFLLFVVLARADVATLFSALLPVSMLAAAVIFAIYAVVARFVLRRGVGESVIGALSGGLVNSNNIGIPISLYMLGNAAFSAPVILFQLLIVMPIALALLDAATSGARSAGRILRQTARNPMLIGSALGVLVALLDIELPPIVFDPLTLVANACVPIMLISFGISLHGQRVLATGGRRADVLVASTLKLLVMPVAAWLLALAFSLPSEQVLIVVVLAALPTAQNVFNYAQRYDIGEIIARDTIFITTLGCVPVLFLATLLLG
- a CDS encoding serine/threonine-protein kinase — encoded protein: MTAPDSPADAAEVLDGRYRLETVVGQGGYARVYRATDASLGRQVAVKVFTVEASDERDRRRRESETRLLAGLSHESLVTLFDASLDTDPAYLVMEFVDGPTLRTAIADGPLPPRKAARLAVELSEALQVIHAAGVVHRDIKPSNVLLRPPRTEFGEDRAMLADFGIASLVDSTRLTGTGTLVGTAAYLSPEQARGDRAGAASDVYSLGLLLLEALTSERAFAQQTPHEALAARIARTPEIPPQLPADWRALLSAMTALEPSHRPDAAAVTRAARRIESEDAALSPAARSTELTGATAVLEPGATAVLDPATRVLEPAADAPARRRPPRWLWWVLGALVVAIVVAVAVGIFLSAAASPADPAFPPLPDPLGSHFDDLWSTL
- a CDS encoding GNAT family N-acetyltransferase, translating into MSDVRILPATADLFDDAERVLDASADGASCQCQWWMLTNADYQRADRDERSSLLRDQIGAPVAPALIAYVDDDPAGWVRVGPRPAQVRLARTKEFAAATQPWDDDAVWAVSCFVVRKEHRGRGMATHLLDAAVDHARANGATVVEGYPLDPETARPPADKLFRGVLSVFEKGGFEIVDRPQPGRTIVALTL